From the Hymenobacter yonginensis genome, one window contains:
- a CDS encoding glycosyltransferase family protein produces the protein MPDSAVPPTSAARLRDMLQLRFTPLFAALPARMLEPISPVSPWKRLLKVAGYAAVRLVGNVFRPIHNPEQLHGKVWLYVVSQNNYDALHFLREARSDAVLVAGQSKEIGRYNGQVNRLSLRRKLLYYGQLPGVYRAMRRTEGLQAWRFFDLIFNAIGYYEVYRRALRHYRPRSVVFANDHNDDARALLLACHAEGVPTAYVQHASVSTNFPPLGFDLSLLEGQDALDKYRQCGTVRGQVALVGMPKADAFLGQKNQHPAVRRVGVACNTLDTTEAITETIAYLLREFPDLIFTFRPHPGDSRDFSFLRQQNPQLQFSDARQQNVFEFLQQQDALIAADTSTHLEATLLNLASLYFRFGTHAVADDYYGYVAHGLVPRAATLPELAALLRGYQQHKPLDLYQRATYYNATLGTPDEGRSQQRAARLLDEWLEDVA, from the coding sequence ATGCCTGATTCTGCTGTCCCGCCTACCTCCGCTGCCCGCCTACGCGACATGTTGCAGCTGCGGTTTACGCCGCTGTTTGCAGCGCTGCCGGCCCGTATGCTGGAACCCATTTCCCCAGTTAGCCCCTGGAAGCGGCTGCTGAAGGTGGCGGGCTACGCGGCCGTACGGCTGGTGGGCAATGTGTTTCGGCCCATCCACAATCCAGAGCAGCTACACGGCAAAGTGTGGCTGTACGTGGTGAGCCAGAACAACTACGACGCCCTACACTTTTTGCGCGAAGCCCGATCTGATGCCGTGCTGGTGGCCGGGCAGAGCAAGGAAATCGGGCGCTACAATGGGCAGGTGAACCGGCTGTCGTTGCGGCGCAAACTGCTGTATTATGGGCAGCTGCCGGGTGTGTACCGGGCGATGCGCCGCACGGAAGGCCTGCAGGCCTGGCGGTTTTTTGATTTGATTTTCAACGCCATCGGCTACTACGAGGTGTACCGGAGGGCCCTGCGCCACTACCGGCCACGGTCCGTGGTGTTTGCCAACGACCACAACGACGACGCCCGCGCCCTGCTGCTGGCCTGCCACGCCGAGGGCGTGCCCACGGCCTATGTGCAGCACGCCAGCGTCAGCACCAACTTCCCGCCCCTGGGCTTCGACCTTAGCTTGCTGGAAGGCCAGGATGCGCTGGACAAGTACCGGCAGTGCGGCACTGTACGCGGCCAGGTGGCGCTGGTAGGCATGCCCAAAGCCGACGCGTTTCTTGGTCAGAAAAACCAGCACCCGGCCGTGCGGCGCGTGGGCGTGGCCTGCAACACGCTGGATACCACCGAGGCCATCACCGAAACCATTGCCTACTTGCTGCGCGAGTTTCCGGACCTCATCTTCACGTTCCGCCCCCACCCCGGCGACTCGCGCGACTTCTCGTTTCTGCGCCAGCAAAACCCGCAGCTGCAGTTTTCGGATGCGCGGCAGCAGAACGTGTTCGAGTTTCTGCAGCAGCAGGATGCGCTGATTGCGGCCGATACCAGTACCCACCTCGAAGCTACGCTGCTGAACCTGGCCAGCCTGTACTTCCGCTTCGGCACCCACGCCGTGGCCGACGACTACTACGGCTACGTGGCCCACGGCCTGGTACCACGCGCCGCCACCCTGCCAGAGCTGGCGGCGCTGTTACGTGGCTACCAGCAGCACAAACCGCTGGATTTATACCAGCGGGCCACTTATTACAACGCCACGCTGGGTACGCCCGACGAAGGCCGTAGCCAGCAGCGCGCCGCCCGCCTGCTCGACGAGTGGCTGGAAGATGTAG
- the pseI gene encoding pseudaminic acid synthase → MTEITIAGRPIGVAHKPFIIAEMSGNHNQSLERALRIVDAAAAAGVDAIKLQTYTADTITMDTGFVIREEGQSLWEGRSLYKLYQEAYTPWEWHAEIFAYARQKGLLVFSSPFDETAVDFLETLDAPAYKIASFENTHHPLLRKVAATGKPVIMSTGVATLAEIDEAVRVLRSAGCRELVLLKCTSTYPASPENTNLRTIPTLIDIFNCPVGLSDHTMGIGASVAAVALGACVIEKHFTLSRAEGGVDSAFSMEPAEMASIVTETERAWQALGHVQLCVQATEEKSRIYKRSIYVSKPIAAGEEFTPDNLRIIRPGDGLEPRHWEQVLGRQASHALAAGTALTWDAL, encoded by the coding sequence ATGACTGAAATTACCATCGCCGGCCGTCCTATTGGCGTCGCACACAAACCGTTTATCATTGCCGAGATGTCCGGCAACCACAACCAGTCGCTGGAGCGTGCCCTGCGCATCGTGGATGCCGCTGCCGCTGCTGGAGTAGATGCCATTAAGCTTCAGACATACACTGCCGATACCATTACCATGGATACTGGTTTTGTGATTCGGGAAGAAGGCCAGTCGCTGTGGGAGGGGCGCAGCCTTTACAAGCTCTATCAGGAGGCTTACACTCCGTGGGAATGGCACGCCGAGATTTTCGCATATGCCCGGCAGAAGGGCCTGCTCGTGTTCAGTTCCCCTTTCGACGAAACAGCGGTAGACTTTCTGGAAACGCTGGACGCGCCTGCCTACAAAATTGCCTCCTTCGAAAATACGCATCACCCGCTGCTACGCAAGGTAGCTGCCACTGGTAAGCCTGTAATCATGAGCACCGGGGTAGCTACGTTGGCTGAAATAGACGAGGCTGTGCGCGTACTCCGGTCGGCGGGCTGCCGGGAGTTGGTACTACTTAAGTGCACAAGTACTTACCCAGCTTCGCCCGAGAACACCAACCTGCGCACTATTCCTACCCTGATAGACATCTTCAACTGCCCAGTTGGCCTCTCCGACCACACCATGGGTATCGGGGCATCGGTGGCAGCAGTGGCGTTGGGGGCATGTGTTATCGAGAAGCATTTTACGCTGAGCAGGGCTGAAGGGGGCGTAGACTCGGCCTTTTCTATGGAACCAGCCGAAATGGCCAGCATTGTGACGGAAACTGAGCGAGCCTGGCAGGCGCTGGGCCACGTACAACTGTGCGTCCAGGCAACCGAGGAGAAAAGCCGCATTTATAAGCGTAGCATTTACGTTTCAAAGCCTATTGCAGCTGGCGAAGAATTTACGCCTGACAACCTGCGCATTATTCGTCCCGGCGACGGCCTGGAACCTCGTCATTGGGAGCAGGTACTTGGTCGACAGGCCTCTCACGCACTAGCGGCCGGCACCGCCCTTACCTGGGACGCGCTGTAG
- a CDS encoding HAD family hydrolase → MPVLVFDLDDTLYPELTYVHSGFQAVAAMLAERTGTDANTLVREMLMTEATQGRGKVFNEVLRTHGCLSAGMVHACLRTYRQHTPTLHLHPDAERCLTRFADWPLYLVTDGHKGVQARKVAALGLFERMRHAYITNRYGAHRAKPSPYCFEQICRREQVPPAQVLYVGDNPSKDFVGIRPLGFRTVRIRRGNYAHLPHAASHAAEHEIDSLDELTEDFLTTLFQS, encoded by the coding sequence GTGCCAGTACTTGTCTTCGACCTCGACGATACGCTTTACCCAGAGCTTACCTATGTGCACAGCGGGTTTCAGGCCGTGGCTGCCATGCTGGCTGAGCGCACCGGTACCGATGCAAATACGCTAGTGCGCGAGATGCTGATGACGGAAGCCACGCAGGGCCGGGGAAAGGTATTCAACGAAGTGTTGCGGACGCACGGCTGCCTGTCGGCGGGCATGGTGCATGCGTGCTTACGTACTTACCGCCAGCATACACCCACACTACACCTTCATCCAGATGCCGAGCGCTGCCTGACACGGTTCGCCGATTGGCCACTTTATCTTGTTACAGATGGCCACAAAGGAGTACAGGCCCGCAAAGTAGCAGCATTGGGTCTGTTTGAGCGGATGCGCCATGCCTACATCACCAACCGCTATGGCGCGCACCGGGCCAAGCCCTCTCCTTATTGCTTCGAGCAGATTTGCCGACGCGAGCAGGTGCCGCCTGCCCAAGTGTTATATGTAGGCGACAACCCTAGCAAGGACTTTGTAGGAATCCGGCCGCTTGGCTTCCGTACTGTTCGGATCAGGCGCGGCAACTATGCGCACCTGCCTCACGCGGCCTCCCACGCCGCCGAACACGAAATAGACTCGCTGGATGAACTGACAGAGGACTTTTTGACTACTCTGTTTCAAAGCTGA
- a CDS encoding GNAT family N-acetyltransferase, with the protein MNGTSSQWPTAYQALSRQQFEHQGYTLLPIRDTDQEAIRQWRNDQIDILRQREPLTAQAQAQYFTQVVRPLFAQPEPSQLLFSFLQGGRLIGYGGLVHIDWQAGRAEISFLLETSRNQHVAQFQQDFTVYLRLLREAAFEATSLCKLNTEAYDIRPYLTQVLEAEGFVLEARLHEHVSVAGRRVDTLIHSCFRPTQPAGTPAPVVLITSIARKVPLIQAVRNALRRFHNGGQLLGADSDPACIGRYFTDDFWHMPIISEENLPAILAWCQERQVTHLIPTRDGELLFWSRHHEQLAEHGISVLVAPMQGVETCLDKLRFAEVGRQHGLPVIPAATRLEDIGAKLLVVKERRGAGSRSLGLRLSPPEAAAHAGTLQEPIFQPYVAGTEISVDAYVTRQGRVHGLVLRTRDVVLQGESQVTTTFEDAVLAAQLQAAIEALGIRGHVVMQAILDDRRQPHIIECNCRFGGASSVAVAQGLDSFFWFFLESAGHSLSAFPFKPHVGGLRQVRYPADLLRPAPLSTT; encoded by the coding sequence ATGAACGGCACGTCTTCACAGTGGCCGACAGCCTACCAGGCCCTAAGCCGGCAGCAATTTGAGCACCAGGGTTACACCCTACTCCCAATTCGTGATACCGATCAGGAAGCCATTCGACAATGGCGCAACGACCAGATTGACATTCTGCGCCAGCGGGAGCCTCTTACGGCGCAAGCTCAGGCACAGTATTTCACACAGGTAGTGCGGCCGTTGTTTGCGCAGCCGGAACCCAGCCAACTCCTGTTCTCCTTTCTACAAGGAGGCCGACTGATTGGCTACGGGGGCTTGGTACATATAGATTGGCAAGCTGGGCGGGCCGAAATTTCCTTTCTGCTCGAAACTTCCCGCAACCAGCACGTAGCGCAGTTCCAACAGGATTTTACGGTGTATTTGCGCCTGTTGCGTGAGGCCGCTTTTGAGGCTACCAGCCTGTGCAAGCTCAACACGGAAGCCTACGACATCCGGCCTTACCTAACCCAGGTATTGGAGGCCGAAGGCTTCGTGCTGGAAGCCCGATTGCACGAGCACGTATCGGTGGCAGGACGGCGCGTAGATACGCTTATCCACTCCTGCTTTCGGCCGACGCAGCCAGCCGGCACCCCGGCACCGGTGGTGCTCATTACCAGCATCGCCCGCAAAGTACCGCTTATTCAGGCCGTGCGAAATGCGCTCCGCCGATTTCATAATGGGGGCCAGTTGCTTGGGGCCGACTCTGATCCAGCTTGTATTGGCCGATATTTCACGGATGATTTCTGGCACATGCCTATCATTAGTGAGGAAAACCTACCCGCAATCCTGGCATGGTGTCAGGAGCGGCAGGTCACTCACCTAATTCCCACCCGTGATGGGGAATTGCTTTTTTGGAGCCGTCACCACGAGCAATTAGCGGAGCACGGCATTTCCGTGTTGGTTGCCCCGATGCAAGGCGTGGAAACCTGTCTCGATAAGCTGCGGTTCGCAGAAGTTGGTCGGCAGCACGGCCTGCCCGTTATTCCGGCAGCTACGCGCCTTGAGGATATAGGAGCCAAGTTGCTGGTGGTGAAAGAACGACGTGGTGCGGGCTCCCGGTCACTAGGGCTGCGCCTTTCTCCCCCCGAGGCTGCGGCGCACGCTGGCACGTTGCAGGAGCCCATTTTTCAGCCCTATGTAGCTGGTACCGAAATTAGTGTTGATGCTTACGTGACCCGGCAAGGCCGTGTACATGGTTTGGTACTGCGCACCCGTGACGTCGTATTGCAGGGCGAGTCTCAGGTTACGACGACATTTGAGGATGCGGTGCTGGCGGCGCAGCTACAGGCCGCTATTGAGGCGCTCGGCATACGGGGCCATGTGGTTATGCAGGCTATTCTGGATGACCGACGGCAGCCGCATATTATTGAGTGCAACTGCCGCTTCGGCGGGGCCTCGTCGGTGGCAGTGGCGCAGGGGCTTGACTCATTTTTTTGGTTTTTTCTGGAGTCAGCCGGTCACAGCCTCAGTGCATTCCCATTTAAGCCCCATGTAGGCGGCCTACGCCAAGTGCGCTACCCCGCTGACCTATTGCGCCCAGCTCCACTTTCAACTACTTAA
- a CDS encoding glycosyltransferase family protein — MKNIGIISQVRMGSTRLPGKVLLPAAGIPLLTHHVRRLRQSRLPIILATTTEPVDDVLAAYAHEHNLPCYRGSETDVLSRYYEAALQVGLDAVVRVTSDCPLIDGELVGAAAERFMAEQNPLVYRSNSIVRSFPRGLDFEIFSFQMLQEAYEQATSPYEREHVTPYLKTNPAALPRVIFRDEIYAEGDFSQFRITLDTPEDYAVIQALIEQHQAADLPCADLIRLLLAQPELMALNAHIEQKAG; from the coding sequence TTGAAAAACATAGGTATCATCTCGCAGGTACGGATGGGCAGTACCCGCCTGCCTGGCAAAGTGCTGCTGCCGGCTGCCGGCATACCACTGCTCACCCACCATGTCCGGCGCCTCCGGCAAAGTCGGTTGCCCATCATTCTGGCCACTACCACGGAACCTGTTGACGACGTGCTAGCAGCGTATGCGCATGAGCACAACCTGCCCTGCTACCGTGGCAGCGAAACCGACGTGCTGAGTCGCTACTACGAGGCCGCCCTACAGGTTGGCCTTGATGCAGTCGTGCGCGTCACCAGCGACTGCCCGCTGATAGATGGCGAACTGGTGGGAGCAGCGGCCGAACGGTTTATGGCCGAGCAAAACCCGTTAGTTTACCGGTCCAACTCCATAGTGCGTAGCTTCCCCCGTGGCCTTGACTTCGAAATCTTCTCGTTTCAGATGCTACAGGAGGCGTACGAGCAAGCAACTTCGCCCTACGAGCGGGAACATGTCACCCCGTACCTCAAAACCAACCCGGCGGCGCTTCCCAGAGTAATCTTCCGCGACGAAATATACGCCGAGGGCGACTTCAGCCAGTTCCGAATTACGCTCGACACGCCAGAAGACTACGCCGTTATTCAAGCCCTCATTGAGCAGCACCAGGCAGCCGACCTGCCCTGCGCCGACCTTATTAGGTTGCTACTGGCCCAACCAGAGTTGATGGCGCTCAATGCCCACATCGAGCAAAAAGCTGGTTAG
- the pseC gene encoding UDP-4-amino-4,6-dideoxy-N-acetyl-beta-L-altrosamine transaminase, whose product MPDVPPMPTRPIAYGRQHITDDDVRAVVETLHSDYLTQGPKVAEFEEKFAAYVGARYAVAVSNGTAALHLCALALGVQPGQRVITTPITFAASANCVRYCGGEVHFADIDPASALIDLQQVRRLLESHPRGHFHGLIPVDFAGLPVNLEAARQLCNEFGLWLIEDSCHAPGGFFLDSQGREQRCGNGQFADLAIFSFHPVKHIATGEGGMITTNREDLYWELLKLRTHGITKDPAQMQRNDGGWYMEMQELGYNYRMPDMLCALGISQLTRADEGLARRRQLAARYDAAFAEMPAVRPLASASGHAYHLYVIQVPDRKGLYDALRTREIFAQVHYIPVHTMPYYQGLGWQPGNFPLAEAYYAHCLSIPLFPSLTDDEQQYVIDCIQEFVAR is encoded by the coding sequence ATGCCCGATGTTCCCCCAATGCCTACCCGCCCCATCGCCTACGGCCGCCAGCACATCACCGACGACGATGTGCGGGCCGTGGTGGAAACCTTGCACTCCGACTACCTCACGCAGGGCCCGAAAGTGGCGGAGTTCGAGGAGAAGTTTGCCGCCTACGTGGGGGCCCGGTACGCGGTGGCCGTGAGCAACGGCACGGCGGCGCTGCACCTGTGCGCGCTGGCGCTGGGCGTGCAGCCCGGCCAACGGGTCATTACCACGCCCATCACCTTCGCAGCGTCGGCCAACTGCGTGCGCTACTGCGGCGGCGAGGTGCATTTCGCCGACATTGACCCGGCCTCGGCCCTGATAGATCTGCAGCAGGTACGCCGACTGCTGGAAAGCCACCCCCGGGGCCACTTCCACGGCCTGATTCCGGTGGACTTCGCCGGCCTGCCCGTGAACCTGGAAGCCGCCCGCCAGCTCTGCAACGAGTTCGGTTTGTGGCTGATTGAGGACTCCTGCCACGCGCCGGGCGGCTTTTTCCTGGACTCGCAGGGCCGGGAGCAGCGTTGCGGCAACGGGCAGTTTGCCGATCTGGCCATCTTCAGCTTCCACCCCGTCAAGCACATTGCTACCGGCGAGGGCGGTATGATCACCACCAACCGCGAAGACCTGTACTGGGAGTTGCTGAAGCTGCGCACCCACGGCATCACCAAAGACCCCGCCCAGATGCAGCGCAACGACGGCGGCTGGTACATGGAAATGCAGGAGCTGGGCTACAACTACCGCATGCCCGACATGCTTTGCGCGCTGGGAATAAGCCAGCTGACCCGCGCAGACGAGGGCCTGGCCCGCCGACGACAGCTGGCCGCCCGCTACGATGCCGCTTTTGCGGAAATGCCCGCCGTGCGGCCGCTGGCCAGCGCCTCCGGCCACGCGTACCACCTCTACGTGATTCAGGTGCCCGACCGCAAAGGGCTCTACGACGCGTTGCGGACCCGGGAGATCTTTGCGCAGGTGCACTACATTCCGGTGCACACCATGCCCTATTACCAAGGCTTGGGCTGGCAGCCCGGCAACTTCCCGCTGGCCGAAGCCTACTACGCCCACTGCCTCAGCATCCCGCTGTTCCCGAGCCTCACCGACGACGAGCAGCAGTACGTCATCGACTGCATCCAGGAGTTTGTGGCGCGGTAG
- a CDS encoding T9SS type B sorting domain-containing protein, with amino-acid sequence MLSDEEGNLQCYSDGERVYNRQEQLMGVVLPRGSRASSMQAALLLRAPGDANRCYLFTIDQAENSLQGGLRYSVIDLRLNNGLGGLTSTLDQAVPTPATTQLLAEKLTAVRHANGRDYWVLVHGWNDDAFYAYLLSPAGLASAPVMSRAGRPHIDPNGATNFQSALGYLRVSPNGLRIAAAISGLGVDCGAFNPATGRVSNVAALPVIPFLGYSGLEFSPDNSKLYVTDEFGSLRQIDLATQIVTEFATTNPKALALGPDQKIYLGVPRDALGIIHEPNLPGLACRFQKQGLDVAPGFTRLGLPNFPNAFAASLRIVARRQVCVGARVEFQARLSSGEAVASAIWTFGNPAAGPANSAVGLEVQHTYPQPGTYQVELSARTAAGIEYMATETIEVQVPPSVRISPPDPILCTDPLSARPLVLSVPEVPGATYRWQNGSTASSITVNAAGRYRVQVTTSGGCISQDSILVQERACQVKIPNIITPNQDGRNETFVLKGLVASEWRCCIFNRWGRLIYKSEAYRDDWSAAGQADGIYYYYLTSTRTGQVVKGTVEVMR; translated from the coding sequence GTGCTTTCCGACGAAGAAGGCAATCTGCAATGCTACTCCGATGGGGAGCGGGTATATAACCGGCAGGAGCAATTGATGGGGGTTGTACTGCCACGCGGAAGTCGGGCCTCAAGCATGCAGGCGGCACTGCTCCTGCGGGCACCTGGCGATGCCAATCGTTGCTACCTGTTTACCATAGATCAGGCTGAAAACAGCTTGCAGGGTGGACTGCGCTACTCTGTTATTGATCTGCGGCTAAATAATGGGCTGGGTGGGCTAACCTCCACGTTAGATCAGGCGGTACCAACTCCGGCCACCACACAGCTGCTTGCTGAAAAGCTGACAGCAGTGCGCCATGCCAACGGGCGTGATTACTGGGTGCTGGTACACGGCTGGAACGATGATGCTTTCTATGCGTATTTGCTAAGCCCGGCGGGCCTGGCCAGTGCCCCAGTGATGAGCCGTGCCGGCCGGCCACATATAGACCCGAATGGTGCTACCAATTTCCAATCAGCCCTTGGCTATCTGCGGGTCTCCCCCAACGGGCTTCGCATTGCGGCCGCAATCAGTGGCCTGGGAGTCGACTGTGGTGCTTTCAACCCGGCCACCGGCCGCGTCAGCAATGTGGCCGCTCTACCTGTGATTCCCTTTTTAGGATATTCCGGTCTGGAGTTCTCTCCGGATAATTCCAAGCTTTACGTTACGGACGAATTTGGTAGCCTTCGCCAGATAGATTTGGCCACACAAATAGTTACGGAGTTTGCTACTACCAATCCTAAAGCGCTGGCGCTAGGCCCTGACCAGAAAATATATCTGGGCGTTCCACGTGATGCTTTGGGCATTATTCACGAACCCAACCTGCCCGGGCTGGCCTGTCGGTTTCAAAAGCAAGGCTTGGACGTGGCACCGGGCTTTACGCGCCTTGGCCTGCCAAATTTCCCGAACGCCTTCGCGGCATCATTGCGTATCGTGGCGCGTCGGCAGGTTTGTGTCGGTGCCCGGGTTGAGTTCCAGGCGCGGCTGAGTTCAGGCGAGGCGGTGGCGTCTGCCATCTGGACTTTCGGAAACCCGGCTGCTGGGCCTGCCAACAGTGCTGTCGGTCTTGAGGTGCAGCACACCTACCCGCAGCCTGGCACCTACCAGGTGGAGCTGTCAGCCCGCACCGCAGCAGGCATTGAGTACATGGCCACGGAAACCATTGAGGTGCAGGTGCCCCCGTCCGTGCGTATCTCCCCGCCCGACCCCATTCTCTGCACCGACCCACTCAGTGCGCGCCCGTTGGTACTATCGGTGCCGGAAGTGCCGGGGGCTACCTACCGGTGGCAGAACGGCTCTACGGCCTCTTCAATAACCGTCAATGCCGCCGGACGCTACCGCGTACAGGTAACGACTTCGGGGGGGTGTATAAGTCAGGACTCGATACTGGTGCAGGAACGGGCCTGCCAGGTAAAGATTCCTAACATTATCACTCCTAACCAGGATGGGCGGAACGAAACCTTCGTGCTCAAGGGCTTAGTGGCGTCGGAATGGCGCTGCTGCATCTTCAACCGCTGGGGACGGCTTATCTATAAGTCAGAAGCCTACCGAGACGATTGGAGTGCAGCCGGGCAGGCAGACGGCATCTACTATTACTATCTGACCAGCACACGCACCGGCCAGGTAGTAAAGGGCACTGTAGAGGTTATGCGCTGA
- the pseB gene encoding UDP-N-acetylglucosamine 4,6-dehydratase (inverting): MALDLNHKSILVTGGTGSFGKQFVQTVFEQFPQVKRLVVYSRDELKQFEMSQTFPQAKYPAIRYFIGDVRDGERLKRACEGIDIIVHAAALKQVPAAEYNPMECIKTNIFGAENVINAALDCGVKEVVALSTDKAAAPINLYGATKLCSDKLFVAANNMKGARDLRFSVVRYGNVIGSRGSVVPFFMQRRDTGVLPITHPDMTRFHISLEQGVDLVLYALENSWGGEIFVPKIPSYVITEVAKAIGPNCRQEIVGIRPGEKLHEEMITETDALSTVELPKYYVILPFTPQWDVEQFIQHFNGKRVPEGFHYDSANNDDWLDAEQIREEIRLHVDADFAV, from the coding sequence ATGGCCCTCGACCTCAACCATAAATCCATCCTGGTAACCGGCGGCACCGGCTCCTTCGGCAAGCAGTTTGTGCAAACTGTATTCGAGCAGTTTCCGCAGGTGAAGCGCCTGGTGGTGTACTCGCGCGACGAGCTGAAGCAGTTTGAGATGTCGCAGACGTTTCCGCAGGCCAAGTACCCCGCCATCCGCTACTTTATTGGGGATGTGCGCGACGGCGAACGGCTGAAGCGGGCCTGCGAGGGTATCGACATCATTGTGCACGCCGCCGCCCTCAAGCAGGTGCCCGCCGCCGAGTACAACCCGATGGAGTGCATCAAAACCAACATCTTCGGGGCCGAAAACGTGATTAACGCGGCCCTCGACTGCGGTGTGAAGGAAGTAGTGGCCCTGAGCACCGATAAGGCCGCGGCTCCCATCAACCTCTACGGCGCCACCAAGCTCTGCTCCGACAAGCTGTTTGTGGCGGCCAACAACATGAAAGGCGCCCGCGACCTGCGCTTCTCGGTGGTGCGCTACGGCAACGTCATCGGCTCGCGCGGCTCAGTGGTGCCGTTCTTCATGCAGCGCCGCGACACCGGCGTGCTGCCCATCACCCACCCCGACATGACCCGCTTCCACATCTCGCTGGAGCAGGGCGTGGACCTAGTGCTGTACGCGCTGGAAAACAGCTGGGGCGGCGAAATCTTCGTGCCCAAAATCCCGAGCTACGTCATCACGGAAGTAGCCAAGGCCATCGGCCCAAACTGCCGGCAGGAAATCGTAGGCATCCGGCCCGGCGAGAAGCTGCACGAGGAAATGATTACCGAAACCGATGCCCTGAGCACAGTAGAGCTGCCCAAGTATTACGTCATCCTGCCCTTCACGCCGCAGTGGGACGTGGAGCAGTTCATCCAGCACTTCAACGGCAAGCGCGTGCCCGAAGGCTTCCACTACGACTCGGCCAACAACGACGACTGGCTGGACGCCGAGCAGATCCGCGAGGAAATTCGCCTGCACGTGGATGCTGATTTTGCGGTGTAG
- a CDS encoding glycosyltransferase family 4 protein: MSAARPLRLLVITYYWPPSGGAGVQRSLKFVKHLPALGVEPTVITVDPEKGAYPVLDHSLAAEVPAGVHVIRTGTSEPFGSYKKLTGRQQIPYGGFVGESKTSVAQRFFKFVRGNLFIPDARRGWNRHALQAVAELIAQGEQFDAVLTSSPPHSTQLIGLALKQRYGLRWLADLRDPWTDIYYHQELNQTPLARWLDARYERQVLEQADIVLTTSTDTRQLFLGKAAGLAPGKFHVLPNGYDESDFQLPSEPPPDQLLITHTGTISETYHIELWLSAVAECARRHPAVPLRLRFVGKVSDGVQRQLADNGLLPVTELIPFVPHDESVGYLRRATVLLMAIPDVPHNLGILPGKVFEYLAANKPVICIGPAGSDADLLLRECGAGQAFAYGAYEAMLAHLEELVAQWQINPNLDLPSLGHARYSRRALTGQLVALVRGGDEVARNR, translated from the coding sequence GTGTCTGCTGCCCGCCCGCTTCGTTTGCTTGTCATCACCTACTACTGGCCGCCGTCGGGCGGGGCGGGCGTGCAGCGCAGCCTCAAGTTCGTGAAGCACCTGCCGGCGCTGGGCGTCGAGCCCACGGTCATCACCGTCGACCCCGAAAAAGGCGCGTATCCGGTGCTCGACCACTCGCTGGCGGCAGAGGTACCGGCCGGCGTGCACGTGATTCGCACGGGCACTTCCGAGCCGTTTGGTTCCTACAAGAAGCTCACCGGGCGCCAGCAGATTCCGTACGGCGGCTTCGTGGGCGAAAGCAAAACTAGTGTGGCCCAGCGGTTTTTCAAGTTTGTGCGCGGCAACCTGTTTATTCCGGACGCCCGCCGCGGCTGGAACCGCCACGCCCTGCAGGCCGTGGCCGAGCTGATAGCGCAAGGCGAGCAGTTCGACGCCGTACTCACCAGCTCGCCACCCCACTCCACCCAGCTTATCGGGCTGGCCCTGAAGCAGCGCTACGGCTTGCGCTGGCTGGCCGATTTGCGCGACCCCTGGACCGACATCTACTACCACCAGGAACTCAACCAGACGCCCCTGGCCCGCTGGCTCGATGCACGCTATGAGCGCCAAGTGCTGGAGCAGGCCGACATCGTGCTGACCACCAGCACCGACACACGCCAGCTGTTCCTGGGCAAGGCGGCGGGCTTGGCGCCCGGCAAGTTTCACGTGTTGCCCAACGGCTACGACGAAAGCGACTTTCAGCTCCCGTCGGAGCCGCCACCCGACCAGCTACTTATCACCCACACCGGCACCATCTCCGAAACCTACCACATCGAGCTGTGGCTGAGCGCCGTGGCCGAGTGCGCGCGCCGCCACCCGGCGGTGCCGCTGCGCTTGCGCTTCGTGGGCAAGGTATCGGACGGCGTGCAGCGCCAGCTGGCCGACAATGGGCTGCTGCCTGTCACGGAGCTGATACCGTTTGTGCCGCACGACGAGTCGGTGGGCTACCTGCGCCGGGCCACGGTGCTGCTGATGGCCATTCCGGACGTGCCGCACAACCTAGGCATTCTGCCGGGCAAGGTGTTCGAGTATCTGGCGGCCAACAAGCCCGTCATCTGCATCGGCCCGGCCGGCTCCGACGCCGACCTGCTGCTGCGGGAGTGCGGCGCCGGGCAGGCCTTTGCGTATGGCGCCTACGAGGCTATGCTGGCACACCTAGAGGAGCTGGTGGCGCAGTGGCAGATCAACCCCAACCTGGATTTACCCTCGCTCGGCCACGCCCGCTACTCGCGCCGCGCCCTCACCGGGCAGCTAGTGGCACTGGTGCGAGGTGGTGATGAGGTGGCCCGTAACAGGTGA